A stretch of Rhododendron vialii isolate Sample 1 chromosome 4a, ASM3025357v1 DNA encodes these proteins:
- the LOC131322893 gene encoding scarecrow-like transcription factor PAT1, giving the protein MSNTLYYQPMQEIEACGFPQFQTLDHQLCYSNSSHGKTSLLNYATLESSPSNGFYTVFNSPTFTFSPGGSPTSQQESHSDKNYGSPISVSCVSDDVNALNHKLRELESVMLGPDSDILENYESVLQGDIDIASADIDSWRQIMESVPRRRDLKQVLIACAKSISENDAFTAQRWIAELRQMVSVSGEPIERLGAYVLEGLVARLTSSGGSRGLKWKEPASNDLLSYMHILYEVCPYFKFGYMSANGAIAEAMKDENKVHIIDFQISQGSQWVTLIQAFAARPGGPPHIRITGIDDPESAYARGGGLNIVGQRLSKLAKSFKVPFEFHCGGTSATKVQVENLGIRAGEAVAANFAFVLHRMPDESVSTRNDRDCLLRLVKSLPPKVVTLVEQESNTNTAAFFPRFTEALDYYAAMFESIDVTLPRAHKERINVEQHCLARDVVNVIACEGSERVERHEVLGKWKSRFRMAGFTPYPLSSLVNATIKTLLESYSDKYSLVERDGALYLGWMNRDLVASCAWK; this is encoded by the coding sequence ATGTCCAACACACTATACTACCAGCCGATGCAAGAAATAGAGGCCTGTGGTTTCCCCCAGTTTCAGACTTTAGACCACCAGTTGTGCTATAGTAACAGCAGCCATGGGAAGACTTCCCTCCTAAATTACGCTACGCTGGAATCATCGCCTTCAAATGGCTTTTACACCGTTTTCAATTCCCCAACTTTCACTTTCTCGCCCGGTGGAAGTCCCACATCACAGCAAGAGTCTCACTCAGATAAAAACTATGGGTCCCCTATAAGTGTATCATGCGTAAGTGATGATGTGAACGCATTAAACCACAAGTTGCGCGAACTGGAAAGCGTGATGCTTGGACCTGATTCTGACATACTTGAAAATTATGAGAGTGTTTTACAAGGAGATATAGATATAGCCTCAGCGGACATAGACAGCTGGAGACAAATAATGGAATCAGTCCCCCGAAGGAGGGACTTGAAACAGGTTCTCATTGCATGTGCAAAATCAATATCGGAAAATGATGCCTTTACTGCACAAAGGTGGATTGCCGAGCTACGTCAAATGGTGTCGGTGTCAGGTGAACCAATCGAACGGTTGGGAGCATACGTGTTGGAAGGCCTCGTCGCGAGATTGACATCTTCCGGGGGTTCCAGGGGTTTGAAATGGAAAGAACCGGCGAGCAATGATCTTCTCTCCTACATGCACATCCTGTACGAGGTTTGCCCTTACTTCAAATTTGGATACATGTCAGCAAATGGAGCCATTGCAGAAGCAATGAAGGATGAGAATAAGGTCCACATAATTGACTTCCAAATCAGTCAAGGAAGTCAGTGGGTAACCCTAATCCAGGCTTTTGCGGCACGGCCTGGTGGGCCGCCCCATATCCGTATAACGGGTATCGACGACCCAGAATCAGCATACGCCCGTGGAGGTGGGCTTAACATCGTCGGACAGAGGCTATCTAAGCTTGCTAAGTCATTTAAGGTGCCATTTGAGTTCCACTGTGGAGGCACATCTGCTACCAAAGTTCAGGTTGAGAATCTAGGGATCCGAGCCGGCGAGGCAGTTGCGGCAAACTTTGCATTCGTGCTTCACCGCATGCCAGACGAGAGCGTGAGTACTCGGAATGATAGAGACTGTTTATTGAGGCTAGTTAAAAGCCTTCCTCCCAAAGTTGTTACCCTGGTTGAGCAAGAATCGAACACGAACACAGCTGCGTTCTTTCCGCGGTTTACTGAGGCATTGGATTATTATGCTGCCATGTTTGAATCAATCGACGTGACACTTCCGAGAGCACATAAGGAGCGGATCAATGTCGAGCAACACTGTCTGGCGAGGGATGTTGTGAATGTGATTGCGTGCGAGGGGAGTGAAAGGGTGGAGAGGCACGAGGTTCTTGGGAAGTGGAAGTCGCGGTTTAGAATGGCCGGGTTTACTCCCTACCCATTGAGCTCTTTGGTGAATGCAACCATAAAAACACTGCTGGAGAGCTACTCAgacaaatatagtcttgtagaAAGAGATGGAGCGTTGTATCTCGGTTGGATGAATCGAGACTTGGTTGCTTCTTGTGCATGGAAGTAA
- the LOC131322895 gene encoding BTB/POZ domain-containing protein At5g48130: MAMDTASLKDSHSPVLSSPFSSPNVAALLKIKIISWSQETGLPVSVRVQVADRTFNLHKHPLYSKSGYFKRNLKDSNEIELPQTFPGGPEAFEMIALFIYGSSTLVDPFNVASLRCAAEFLEMTEIHASGNLCDRFDVYLNQVVLQSWDDTLIVLQKCQTLLPLAEELLIVSRCIESLAFMACMEILDPDRRRFQPVVTLEALTGQAWSCETGREILNHDLWIKDLIALPFGFFKRVIGSLRRQGMKEKNVSPIIVFYANKWLVSKKTRQFWENSGERNEDKDGRNKDLVLLEGVLDLLPAGEKGGKMIPSGFCFSLLSRSLELGLDSERMAELQDQIASVLRLAKVEDFLLPTNRSQPISSSIELATMERIFSTYVSSNMASNNTPSTSHSIVADLWDLYLSNIAPDPKMEPKRFMELIETVPISSRLSHDHLYKALNTYLQAHPGISQDDKGFVCKYLNCQKLSQEMCIEAVQNDLMPLRLIVQALFVQQLNTHRAFKECSDSFRYAHGVEFSGSPSSSRYANSKSQNLSESPYIDGGGEAVSRPLSFLIQRDIAIQRSECSRKEYESTSFRIQSLEQELMSLKKNLQLENMSPETDPVVKKSEAANSLNFMPYSSLSRQRNPLGQVRACIGSVNFASHRKYASRIIKVFRRIRLFGRGKSKKEPGASTVWP, from the exons ATGGCAATGGACACAGCTAGCCTCAAGGACAGTCACAGTCCAGTTCTCTCCAGTCCTTTCTCATCGCCGAACGTTGCTGCCCTGCTCAAGATTAAGATCATTTCTTG GAGCCAAGAGACCGGTTTACCTGTTTCTGTCCGCGTTCAAGTTGCTGATAGGACCTTTAACCTGCACAAg CACCCACTCTACTCAAAGAGCGGATACTTCAAGAGAAATCTGAAGGACTCGAATGAGATCGAGCTGCCCCAAACTTTCCCTGGCGGACCAGAAGCCTTTGAGATGATTGCACTCTTCATCTACGGTTCCTCCACATTAGTTGACCCCTTCAACGTAGCATCTTTAAGATGTGCAGCAGAGTTTCTCGAAATGACAGAAATTCATGCCTCTGGAAACCTCTGTGATCGTTTCGACGTATATCTAAACCAAGTGGTCCTACAAAGTTGGGATGATACCCTCATCGTCCTCCAAAAGTGCCAGACTTTACTTCCATTGGCAGAAGAGCTGTTAATTGTGAGCCGTTGCATTGAGTCTCTTGCTTTCATGGCATGTATGGAGATTCTTGACCCGGATAGGAGACGGTTCCAACCAGTGGTCACACTCGAGGCTTTGACTGGTCAAGCCTGGAGCTGTGAAACAGGTAGGGAAATACTGAACCATGATTTGTGGATCAAGGATCTCATTGCTTTGCCATTTGGGTTTTTCAAAAGGGTGATTGGGTCATTGAGAAGACAAGGGATGAAAGAGAAGAATGTTAGTCCCATCATCGTTTTCTACGCAAACAAATGGTTGGTTTCGAAGAAGACTAGACAGTTTTGGGAGAATTCGGGCGAGAGAAATGAGGATAAGGATGGTAGGAACAAAGATTTGGTTTTGTTAGAGGGTGTTCTTGATTTGCTACCGGCTGGGGAGAAGGGTGGTAAAATGATCCCTTCTGGTTTCTGCTTCTCCTTGCTTTCCAGGTCTCTTGAACTAGGTTTGGATAGCGAGAGAATGGCGGAATTGCAAGATCAGATTGCTTCTGTTTTGCGTTTGGCAAAGGTGGAAGATTTTCTACTTCCTACAAATAGATCCCAACCCATTTCCTCTAGCATAGAGTTGGCTACAATGGAGCGGATATTTTCAACTTATGTCTCATCCAACATGGCTTCAAATAATACTCCTTCAACTAGCCATTCCATTGTTGCAGATTTGTGGGATTTGTATCTTTCGAATATCGCTCCTGATCCAAAAATGGAGCCAAAAAGATTCATGGAGCTTATTGAAACCGTTCCAATATCCAGCAGACTAAGCCATGACCATCTGTACAAAGCACTGAACACCTATCTGCAG GCACACCCAGGCATATCACAAGACGATAAAGGGTTTGTGTGCAAATACCTGAACTGCCAGAAACTATCACAGGAGATGTGCATCGAAGCAGTTCAGAATGACTTGATGCCACTGCGCCTAATAGTCCAAGCACTTTTTGTTCAGCAACTAAACACGCATCGAGCCTTCAAAGAATGTTCTGACTCATTTAGGTACGCACATGGTGTGGAATTCTCCGGAAGCCCCTCCAGCTCAAGATATGCAAACTCCAAAAGCCAGAACCTGAGTGAGAGTCCGTATATAGATGGAGGAGGAGAAGCAGTCAGCAGACCCCTCAGCTTCTTGATACAGAGAGATATAGCAATTCAGAGGTCTGAGTGCTCGAGGAAGGAATATGAATCCACAAGCTTCAGAATTCAGAGTCTTGAACAAGAACTCATGTCGCTAAAGAAAAACCTTCAGCTGGAGAATATGTCACCGGAAACAGATCCAGTTGTAAAGAAATCAGAAGCAGCTAATTCACTAAACTTTATGCCGTACAGTTCATTGAGCAGGCAGAGAAACCCGCTAGGACAAGTGCGTGCTTGCATTGGTTCTGTGAATTTTGCTTCCCATAGAAAGTATGCCAGTAGGATAATAAAGGTGTTTCGTAGAATAAGATTATTTGGGAGGGGTAAATCAAAGAAAGAGCCAGGTGCCTCTACCGTATGGCCATAA
- the LOC131322896 gene encoding thymidine kinase a-like, whose translation MKKTLLLSASLARFFPFQPFIPSLNLSAPRSLPYPEFLSLTRSMSSSLEPSLSPADRSGDPTGASRCRPTGEIHVIVGPMFAGKTTALLRRINSECNNGRNIAMIKSSKDVRYAVDSVVTHDGMKFPCWALANLLSFKDKLGAEEYNKLDVIGIDEAQFFDDLYDFCCNAADCDGKTVILAGLDGDYMRRSFGSVLDIIPLADSITKLTARCELCSKRAFFTLRKTDETKTELIGGSDVYMPVCRQHYVDGQAVMEVTRTVLESCSEVQADFYLEEVAVV comes from the exons atgaagAAGACTTTGTTGCTCTCGGCTTCCCTCGCACGCTTCTTCCCTTTTCAACCCTTCATTCCCTCCTTAAATCTCTCCGCGCCTCGCTCCCTGCCGTACCctgaatttctctctctgacCCGCTCCATGTCTTCTTCCCTcgaaccctctctctccccggCCGACCGGAGCGGCGACCCGACGGGCGCGTCTCGGTGTCGTCCGACGGGTGAGATTCACGTCATTGTGGGGCCCATGTTTGCCGGGAAGACTACTGCTCTTCTTCGCCGTATCAACTCTGAGTGCAACAATGGCAG GAACATCGCTATGATAAAGTCAAGCAAGGATGTAAGATATGCTGTTGACTCAGTCGTGACACATGATGGGATGAAATTTCCCTGTTGGGCATTGGCTAATCTGTTGTCATTTAAAGATAAATTGGGAGCTGAGGAATATAACAAG CTGGATGTAATTGGCATTGATGAAGCTCAATTCTTTGATGACCTATATGATTTCTGCTGCAATGCTGCTGATTGTGATGGAAAAACCGTAATACTTGCTGGACTAGATGGAGACTACATgag AAGGAGCTTTGGCTCGGTGCTTGACATCATTCCCCTTGCTGATTCCATAACTAAGCTGACAGCTCGGTGTGAGCTTTGCAGCAAGAGAGCCTTTTTTACATTAAGGAAAACTGATGAGACAAAGACGGAGCTGATTGGTGGTTCTGATGTCTACATGCCTGTCTGCCGCCAACACTATGTCGATGGACAAGCTGTCATGGAAGTGACGAGGACTGTCCTAGAATCTTGTAGTGAAGTTCAGGCTGACTTTTATCTGGAGGAAGTTGCAGTTGTTTAG